The segment CGCCCCCGACGTGCTCGACCCGAAGATCCACCACAACAACCTGCTGAACTCCATCCTCGCCAAGATCGAGGCAAACGCGGCCGGCGCCGACGACGCCCTGATGCTGGACCAGCGCGGTTTTGTCGCCGAGACCAACGCCACCCACCTGTTCGCGGTGATCGGCGACGCCCTGGTCACCCCGACCACCGCCGCCTGCCCCGAGGGCATCACCCGGCAGACGGTCCTGGATCTGGCCGCCGCGCACGCCATCCCGGCGGTGGTGCGCGACGTGTCGCTCACCGAGATGTACGCGGCCGACGAGGTCTTCTGCACCGGCACGATGGGCGAGATCGCCGCCGTCACGGTGATCGACGGCCGTCCGATCGGCGGCGGCGAGGTCGGCCCGCTGACCAGCCGCATCGCCAAGCTCTACCAGGAATACGCCGCCACTCACGGCGTCCGCCTCTTGTAAAGCGGCCGACCACCCGCGCGTGGTCACTCACCGCTGTGCCGTCCCGCCGCATCGTGGCCGTTAT is part of the Actinoplanes sp. NBC_00393 genome and harbors:
- a CDS encoding aminotransferase class IV, with the protein product MLQQYDERNAGIRYWVNGELLHRDQPGLSPFDSVVQGGDAVWEGLRVYRGAIFGLTEHLARLRRSALALGFTDIPADGVLVSAITETLQANEMTDGVHIRLTLTRGVKVTSGMDPRLNRSGLTLIVLAEHKAPVYDTTGLRLATSSFRRPAPDVLDPKIHHNNLLNSILAKIEANAAGADDALMLDQRGFVAETNATHLFAVIGDALVTPTTAACPEGITRQTVLDLAAAHAIPAVVRDVSLTEMYAADEVFCTGTMGEIAAVTVIDGRPIGGGEVGPLTSRIAKLYQEYAATHGVRLL